One segment of Leptodactylus fuscus isolate aLepFus1 chromosome 7, aLepFus1.hap2, whole genome shotgun sequence DNA contains the following:
- the LOC142213409 gene encoding olfactory receptor-like protein OLF1, whose protein sequence is MEQSNQTSVKAFILLGLSMDPLLQIIYFLIFLMIYVFTLLVNVLLLVVVRVNSHLHTPMYFFLSNLSVIDICFSSTIAPKILVNTLSQDKSISFLGCAAQVFFFLEFAGTECVILAIMAYDRYVAICKPLRYLIIMNRTLCRCLAAMSWIVIFFFAIGFAITTFQLPYCRSKHINHFFCDIPPLFLLSCKDTFLNELAIYICCGSVDIFCFSLTVTSYFYIITTILKIRSSEGRHKAFSTCASHLIVVFIYFGTIAFMYLRPRHSYTPDRDRAASILYTAITPMLNPIIYSIRNKDVIGTLKTKLAIKDPLKWISFQTRGSRGPS, encoded by the coding sequence ATGGAACAATCCAACCAAACATCAGTGAAGGCATTTATTCTTCTAGGCCTTTCCATGGATCCACTTCTTCAGATAATctactttttgatatttttgatGATCTATGTCTTCACACTCTTAGTGAATGTCCTATTACTTGTGGTGGTAAGAGTCAACAGCCACCTACACACCCCTATGTACTTCTTCCTCAGCAATCTCTCAGTCATTGACATCTGTTTCTCCTCCACCATTGCGCCTAAGATACTTGTGAATACCTTGTCTCAAGACAAAAGCATTTCCTTTTTGGGATGTGCGgctcaggtgttttttttcttaGAATTTGCAGGAACAGAATGTGTAATATTGGCAATAATGGCCTATgatagatatgtggccatctgcaaGCCCTTACGATATCTTATCATCATGAACAGGACGTTGTGCCGCTGTCTGGCCGCTATGTCTTGGATTGTGATCTTCTTCTTCGCCATAGGCTTTGCCATCACCACCTTTCAGCTTCCCTACTGCAGGTCCAAACATATcaaccatttcttctgtgacatACCACCACTCTTCCTTCTCTCGTGCAAAGATACCTTTCTAAATGAGTTGGCGATATACATCTGTTGTGGATCTGTTGATATTTTCTGCTTTTCACTCACTGTGACTTCTTATTTCTACATCATCACCACCATCTTAAAGATCCGTTCCAGTGAAGGGAGGCACAAGGCGTTCTCCACCTGTGCTTCACACTTGATTgtggtttttatatattttggcaCCATTGCATTTATGTACTTGCGTCCTCGACACAGTTACACCCCAGATCGGGACAGGGCGGCCTCCATTCTCTATACAGCCATAACACCAATGTTAAATCCTATCATCTATAGCATAAGGAATAAGGATGTGATAGGAACCCTAAAAACAAAACTGGCAATAAAGGACCCTCTGAAATGGATATCCTTCCAGACACGTGGATCACGAGGTCCTTCATAA